Below is a window of Lagenorhynchus albirostris chromosome 11, mLagAlb1.1, whole genome shotgun sequence DNA.
gtccaAGATTACTAGTGAACAGTGAAGCTGAATCTGGGCCTTCTGACTCCAGAGTAGACACTCTTAATCACTATGGAGTAGTTTCCTTCTTAGGATCAGTGCCTtgagcactatttttttttttttttttttttgcggtatgtgggcctctcactgccgtggcctctcccgccgcggagcacaggctctggacacgcaggctcagcagccatggctcacgggcccagccgcttcgcggcacgtgggatcttcccggaccggggcatgaacccgcgtcccctgcatcggcaggcagactcccaaccactgcgccaccagggaagcccttgagcacTATTTAATGTTGAAGCTGTTAGGACTATAAAAGATGGTAGGGAGGTAGTTGTGAGAAGTCATGGTTTTATCAGAAAAACTCAGAGATTGGTGAGCTACACTTAAATCCTACCAAGTGGGGTttagcctgggggagggggcgatCTCATCTAAAGGCCATAGAGTTCTCAAAACTCCTTAATTCCAGAATAAGTCAAATCCTGATATCTTCCTTCATAGATGACTATGGGACTAGGATGCAACCTGTAAAGAGAGGTCCTCCTAGGCCCCCTGTCAGAGCAGGAGTCTAGGAGGCCACTGCTAATGGTGGGGTGGAAGGGCTGTGAGGGCTTATGAGACTGTAAGTACAGTGTTTAAGGAAATTCATGAGGAGTTATTTCAAATATGCCTTTTGCCTCAGAAATGTTCTCCTAAGTGGGAAAAATATTAGTCACATAAATTCCTCAGTgaggttaaaaataaagctatcaTTTACTGGATGTGAGGGGAAAATGTCAATAAAGGGTAACTCTTCTAATGATAGTAAATCTGCAAAGAAACATGGTTCTGAtggcttgttgttttttttgttagcTATTAAGTTTatttaacagaaaaacaaattcagtTGAAGATCATTCATTAAGATAAGCAGAATTAACAATAATTCATTAAACATTCTTTGAAGATGGTCCTATTTTACTACTATTACCTTCCCCATATCTGAGAGATTCATGAGTAAGTCTTGGAAGAGAGCAcgtatttcttttaatttgataAAACATTCAGTCAGATAATAAAACAGgtgctattattttgttttgggtTAATGACATGTAAGCTAGACTTTGCCATAAGACTCTGTTCTAATCTCTTATAATTTGGTTTAGAATGTCAAACATTTTGACTGTTTCAACAACCCATTAAGTGCTTTGCAAAATGACAAAACGTTCTATATATGACTTAATTAATATCTACTCCAGTTATACACAACACATCATGCTCAAGACCTagatttatttgaaaacatttagtCCAATTTATATTAATGCAGAAAAATCACATCTAATAAACCACAATTGTAGCAGAGACAAAATAATTGTGTTCTGTCATATTTCCACACAAATATAATTTGATATTTAATTAAAGGATGGTAAATCACAATcacatgtaaataaaatatcCTCTCAGTAGTAGTAAGAACCTCTTTTGAGAATGTAGGGTCTTCTGGGTTTATTCTCATACAGCTGCCGTTTCAGAATGTAaggaatttttctctttataacttcttccttttcatttctgtcatttcCAGTATCAAGAACCTCTTCCTGAATCAACTGCAAGATAGACCGAATATGAATGAAACATACATGCATAAAGTCTTCCATTTCAGAGTATTTGTCTACATTTTATCTCATTTGCTATTCAGACAGTAAGATATATGTGGATGAGATGTAAGCAGTTCACAACAATTAAATGTTTTGCCCAAGAACAGGTGGCTATCAAGTGGCTGAGACAGGATGAGAACATGATTTTTCTGATTCTCTGTTCTGTGCTCTTAGTTCATCAGGCCAGCCTTTAAAATTTGCTTTCTATATTTGTCAAGGCCATATATTAATACCTCCAAATGAAGGAACACACTTAATAtaattttgagtatttttctttaatttatggtAGACCAAAAGATGGAAATATATCATAAATCACAACAAATACAAAGTTTTGAATCTAGTAAACCAGGTTTGGCCTCAAAGGTCAATAGAATTTTATATTCAATTAAGTTAATTACTGATTTGACTTGAAAGCCATTCTAAAGATCTATTTCTCAGTCAAAGAGAGAGGAATGCTTGTTCTGCTTACTTGTTCAGCTGTTGTAGAAATTAACATATGTGAAAGCTCTGTTTAAATGGTAAAGATCTTTAGATTGTGCTGTTTAATAGTTAATCATTAAAAGCAAGTTCACATTCAAAAACTCAAGGGAGTTAATCTCTATGTAGAATCTTGTCTAATACCTCATCAAATATGCTGCATTCTAAAATTAGTTCCAAACACTTTTTCTGATAGCACTGTTCTGATTCAAATGTTCCACTggcataaaatatttaggaactcTTTCCAGAGTTTTGCACATGAtttacacaaaattttttttaaaatcaacgcTCAGGGTAAGAACTGTATTCATATCTGTGAATGTCTTctaaactttggggtgactgtaACTAATACTGACAGGAGAGTAAGTTTTTAATCATAACCCGTATGCATTGAATCGTATCACAAGTATTTTATTTCAACCCACAGCTGTTCAATTTCATAGAAGGAAAAACAGCTACTGTCAGACAATCTAGTTTCTTaatcttttgtttctctgtacaCATAGTCTGTAATTGTACTACACTCTGAATAatactatcattttattttaaatcactcaacaacatttaaaatagcaaaagtttTAATCTTATGTGCACCTGATTTGTCTGTATTATAGTttattgaggggttttttttttcctggataaacAGCACATAATTGATATTTCCCTAtgttaaaattagtattttttaagttttattgatgtaatattttaaagagaaaatcattTAGCTGGAATTGGAATTAAGGGATAAACAGTCcagcaagaaaaattaaaactagatttttttttaatctggaaaatATCATTTTGTTTACAAGTTAGAATAAACACTAGAAGTTCTgcatttcatttcctcttttccacAGGGTATCTCTGTGACAGTGTGTTATAGAGATTGTTATATTAGCAGGAAAGGCATCCTCAGACCCTCAGATCCCCCGTGTTGGTATAAGCCCAGAATATGAAACATGAAGTAAATTTCTCTTAGGGGTTAATCTGAAAGAAATATTTCCCTTGtcgggaaaattttaaaattttcttcttattttttcttaaagcattttcatttctcttttctcttccaaaaATTTCCAAACCAAAGGTGGTGAGTCACCAGTGTAGTATTTAATAGAACCGATTCATCCAGTCCTTTGTGGTAGTTCTGGATAATGAAATTGGGCTGTACTAGCCATAGTGGACCTCGTTTAGCTTCTAAGGATGATTGAAATCCACAATCCACACAttcaattaaaatagaaatatgcaTATATCCTTATCATTCTGGTTTTATTTGCctaatatattcaaataaaactGGAAACTTTTGTGTTCTGTGTTTGtttataaataaacacacatgACTTATGTGTTTCTAAGAAAACATTTTGAGTTTCCTAAATTTCTTAGgcatgccaccaccaccaccaaaaactgCCTAACCATGCCATCCACAATAAAAGCATATGTACCAAATCTGTCCTAAGACAGATCCCCCTTTTAAGaccaaagaaaagatattttgctAAACTCCAAATATTTGCAGGACACTTTGAAGATCTGAAGGAATGTTAACCTCAACACATGGTTTATTCTTCCTTAATATTTGTAATTCTTCCTGTTATGATAATGATcaggattaaaaaaatcagtacaaATGACAGTTAACTAGTATAACCACAATCATATtcgtattttgtttttgtttacctCCCAGTGTTGAAAGGCCCTGCTGTGACAGATTTTTCGGAGCTGGTATATTGTCAGCATTGCTTCCAAGCTAAAGCCATCTAAGGTAGTTGGAAATTTCCTTCTTGTAATAAGCTCCTCCTCAGGAAACTCTCCTGTTTCCTCGGCTTGGCTGTTCTGGTTATTTATAAGACTGCACACATTCAGCAGGCTCATTTTCCAAGAGGGAACACTTGCTTTACTGAtctgaaatgtagaaagaaaTAGTTAATGCAATTAAAATTTGTGTTGTAAGAGTTAGAAATCAATTTCTATTGTGCTAAGCCATTACCTTTTAAGACCTAATTGTTAGTCTAGCCAAATAAAAACACTGTTATTAATTAGTAACTTCATATCACAAAGTTGAATAGTGTCGATACTTCATATCCTCTATTTGCCAAATGCAATAAAGttaatacacataaacacacacatacatgagcaaagcaagaaagaaaatagaaattacagtaagtagaaatacataaatatatatgtatatatcacaggtgaaaatattaaaaatatcactCTCTCCTTATTACACTTCAGTTTAGTGTCTAATGGAACAGCGGCCAAGGTGATACTAATAGATTTGGATAATTACAGTAGTGTGAGACCACGAATCTATTCCACACATTAATAGTTGTCACAGGTAGCATCACAGatgatcaatttatttatttgaaaattataatattttctaaaatatcctTTTCTAATAAGATCTTGTCTGAAACCATTATTACCATAATTAACAACTTTCTCATTTGCCAATTTTTGGAGAAACTAAGTGTGAAATAACTTATAAAACTTAACAAGCATCTCAAAGGGCATAGATGAAGAAAAGCATAAATTTTTtctaaagaacataaaaaaagcTTTTTTGAATGACCACAAAGCTGTGATGAGAAGATTCAAAAATATTAGTATCAATTTTATTGGTGTCAATTCTCTGTGAATTATTCTCCAAATGCAATGCAATTCCAAATCAAAGTTCCAATTTGGAAAATATGGGAAGACTGGAAGTTTAGAGGAAGGAGTGTACCAAAACAATTATGAAGTTAATTTGGAAGTATGAATATGTGAGAACTAAGaagacttagaaaaataaaaaggtaatgaGGAAGGACTTACTctaccagatattaaaatgtatcttaaagctgcagtaatcaaagaGTGAATTAATAGAACAAGCATAAATATAAAACTCAACAAAAGAGAATATAATGTCCAAAATTTGATCCAAGTAAATATGATTGAAGAGCATTATAGCAAAGTTTGCATTTGAAGTCCTTGGGACAGTTGGCTATGGGGAAATCTGGATTTAGATCTAGTTATAACTTTTATTGACATATTATAGTCTAACAATATCCAGATGGGTTAAatatgagtaaaaataaaaatatgtaaatatatagaatttattttataaatttggaaaaatattgttAAGCAAATATCCAAACCAgaatccataaaggaaaagataatttaTAATACATAAATGTGTAAATTATCTCTCAAAAATTAACAGCCTGAACTAAAATCAAAAGCAAGACATACTGTAAAAGCTGCCACAAAATGTTAATATACCTAACAGAGGTGGAGCTCTTCCAAAAGAAACTGGTGAATgccccaattaaaaaacaaacaaacaaaacaaaacaagaacaaaaaaacacttaaaaagtgTTCAACCTCAGATAAATAATATGAGCAGACAAGTCACAGAATCgctatcaaagaagaaatatgcaACAGAAATATGTGGAATGATGTTCAACTTGGCTACTATCAGATCAGAAGACCCTAAAAAGTATAAGTACACTTGATGTACttatgaggatatggagaaacagaCACTTTCTCTTCTAAATATTTGTTGGTCTGAGTATATATTGGTATAATTTCTTGAAAGGTGTTTTGGCAATatgtataaaaattgtaaaatgtgcATACCCTTTGATTAAGACTTTACCTTAGGGACATGCAAATCTGTGAGTACAAAAATATTCACTATAATGTTTTCAAACAGTTTGGAAATACATTCAACTATGCCCCTCGAATGTGATTATCAGCCTGTTCTTGAATTTTTCTGCTATGGGAAACTTAGAGGCAGCATGCTCCACTGTGTGGCAGCAACACCTTATGTCTTGTCAATTAATGGGATAGTACAATTTTACATTCGGAAAGCTCTTTAGAGATCATCTGATTGAGTGTTTTCCTTAGAACACTAGCTCTGTactcactgtttttaaaaaggagttcCACTGTCAAGAGAATTGGAAAACTTGAGTTTAAAGGAAgtttaaaggaaatttaaaggCTTCTTGAGCTTTTTACTTGCAAATATTCATTGTAACGTTTCAATGGTGCTAACATAATATCCAATGCTCCCCAAACTAATTGATCATATAATGCTTTATTCATAAAGTATCTGTCAGGACTTGTGTTGTCTGATTATTTttttggatgaggaaactgagtaaaGCATTTTGTTCTCTTCTGCCAGTTAAAACAGTCACTGCATCACTCACTAGTATACTATTTAATATCACCTTAGCCCCTGTCATACTTTGGAAGCACCGCAGAGAGGGCACTTTTGACCATAGGATGTCTAAATAGACATGTATTTAAGAACATTTCTTATAAGGTTTAAATAGTTCACTCAAGAAAATGACAAAGACTCTGTCTTTGATGAAATCTGAGTTAGGatcctctgagccctcttcttGACGAAGTCCCAACCTTGGGCTCTGTCCTTGGTCTACTTagtccagttttagcaagaatccttcTGAGTCAAGTTAGCAAAAATGCCCCACCATTGATACTTGATCATCCTAGGATTCTATTGAGTTGTCTAACAAGAATTCTCCTAGATTTAgagtttccttagtaattttccataCAATGATCCACCCCAACCCTGTTCCTTGGCTGTAAGTCCACACTTGTCCTTGTTGTGCTTGGAGTTAAGCCTGATCTTTGCAAAACCATAGTTcctcttgaataaagtcttccttgctACCTTTAACAAGTGTcatgaataattttctttaacaataaacattcttatttattaaattattttacgTAAATGTCTATAATAGACCTAAGCCTATAGATAAGAAATTTAGAATATTGTCTTCTCTtgcttttaaaatgaggaaaacaagaaTATTTGTGGTTCTTACTTAGCATTATTTGATTAAACTCCTAATACTGAATAAGATCCTGGTCAAATTTTGGTTTCCTTAATTAAATGGGACCTAATCTATATTACTAGTCGTCACTATCTATAATACACTGAAATCAAATGTATTAcaagcatttgaattggtgaatTCATGGTGAATTCAAGTATTTCacctaagtaaaaataaagtcatcTGTGGTGGAGCCCTGAAGTTCTTACAGCTGAATACAAAAGGTAAGGGCTAGTAATAAATCCTAGATTCTTATTGttagtacataaatatttattaaactcttACTGTATTCAAGGCATTGAATTTGATCACAGAAAATTACATCATTCCAGCAGCTTTTTGAGAGCctaaagaaaacatattctttTCTTCAAAGTTCTCTT
It encodes the following:
- the NTS gene encoding neurotensin/neuromedin N — translated: MMAGMKIQLVCMILLAFSSWSLCSDSEEEMKALEADLLTNMHTSKISKASVPSWKMSLLNVCSLINNQNSQAEETGEFPEEELITRRKFPTTLDGFSLEAMLTIYQLRKICHSRAFQHWELIQEEVLDTGNDRNEKEEVIKRKIPYILKRQLYENKPRRPYILKRGSYYY